A stretch of Thermoanaerobacter uzonensis DSM 18761 DNA encodes these proteins:
- a CDS encoding LysM peptidoglycan-binding domain-containing protein: protein MVTLEFTYVVQPGDTVFSIAKKFNTSVDAIITRNNIINPSLIYPGQRLIIPVQGSYYTVQPGDTLYLIAQKFNVPYETIIYTNNLTYPYTIYPGQKLFIPGVKIIAPQPPLPSPPPAQKPCPTYYTVQPGDTLWTIAQKFGVSLEELIKANYLINPNMIYPGQTLIIPCPTSPPIEYPTLKIGDKGPFVVNLQARLKSLGFDPGPIDGIFGRKTEEAVKAYQQSRGLPVTGIVDNVTWNALLFGTPPVTTPTPPGKVYIVKPGDTLWNIAKTFNTTVDAILKANADIKDPNLIYPGQRIIIPTSSQEIAYNQEVQEINAEQEESKEE, encoded by the coding sequence ATGGTCACTTTAGAATTCACATACGTAGTACAACCAGGAGACACGGTATTTTCAATTGCTAAAAAATTTAACACCTCAGTTGACGCTATAATCACAAGAAACAACATTATAAATCCATCTTTAATATATCCTGGACAAAGGCTTATTATTCCAGTACAAGGAAGTTATTATACTGTCCAGCCTGGAGATACTCTATATCTTATTGCTCAAAAATTTAATGTTCCTTACGAAACTATCATTTATACAAATAATCTCACATACCCTTATACAATATATCCGGGTCAAAAGCTATTCATCCCTGGAGTAAAAATAATCGCACCACAACCACCACTACCTTCACCGCCTCCCGCACAAAAGCCTTGTCCAACTTATTACACAGTACAGCCAGGAGATACTTTATGGACTATAGCACAAAAATTTGGAGTATCATTGGAGGAGCTAATTAAAGCAAACTATTTAATAAATCCAAATATGATATACCCTGGACAAACATTAATAATTCCTTGTCCTACATCGCCACCCATTGAATATCCCACACTAAAGATTGGAGATAAGGGCCCCTTTGTAGTAAACTTGCAAGCAAGACTAAAATCTTTGGGCTTTGACCCTGGTCCTATTGATGGTATCTTTGGAAGAAAAACAGAAGAAGCCGTAAAAGCGTATCAGCAAAGCAGAGGACTTCCAGTAACAGGAATTGTCGATAATGTGACATGGAATGCACTCTTGTTTGGAACTCCTCCTGTTACTACTCCTACACCACCAGGAAAAGTTTATATAGTAAAACCTGGTGACACTTTATGGAATATAGCAAAAACTTTCAATACAACAGTAGACGCTATATTAAAGGCAAATGCAGATATTAAAGACCCTAATTTGATTTATCCCGGTCAGAGAATTATAATTCCTACATCTTCACAGGAAATAGCCTACAACCAAGAAGTACAAGAAATAAATGCAGAACAAGAAGAAAGCAAAGAAGAATAA
- the cwlD gene encoding N-acetylmuramoyl-L-alanine amidase CwlD: MVFKRWMMFLLIVSLIVGLYSFKKGYYIAAFKTVPIMNKVVVIDAGHGGPDPGKPGRYGKDEDELNLEIAQKLRELIEESGGIVVMTREDDTLSDSSLSKDLKNRVVKANEVIADVLISIHLNSFSQSKYKGAQVFYQNNSEKGKLLAELIQQELRNTLDPNNDRMAKSSNSYYLLRNAKMPAVIVECGFMSNPEEEKLLNDENYQYKIAWAIYKGLIHYFQKVSE, encoded by the coding sequence ATGGTATTTAAAAGATGGATGATGTTTTTACTAATAGTAAGTTTAATAGTAGGGCTATATAGTTTTAAAAAAGGGTATTATATAGCTGCTTTTAAAACTGTTCCAATAATGAATAAAGTTGTTGTCATAGATGCAGGACATGGAGGACCAGACCCTGGCAAACCTGGAAGATATGGAAAAGATGAGGATGAGTTAAATCTTGAAATTGCTCAAAAATTAAGAGAACTTATTGAAGAAAGTGGTGGTATTGTAGTGATGACAAGGGAAGACGACACTTTGTCAGATAGTTCTCTTTCAAAGGATTTAAAAAATAGAGTGGTAAAAGCAAATGAAGTAATAGCAGATGTTTTAATTAGTATTCATTTAAATAGTTTTAGTCAATCTAAATACAAGGGGGCACAGGTATTTTATCAAAATAACTCTGAAAAAGGTAAACTATTAGCAGAACTTATTCAACAAGAGTTAAGAAATACGTTAGATCCTAATAACGACAGGATGGCTAAAAGTTCTAATAGTTATTACCTTTTGCGAAACGCTAAAATGCCGGCAGTTATTGTGGAATGTGGCTTTATGTCAAATCCTGAAGAAGAAAAACTTTTAAATGACGAAAATTATCAATATAAAATTGCTTGGGCAATATATAAAGGTTTAATACATTATTTTCAAAAAGTTTCAGAATAG
- a CDS encoding universal stress protein produces MVLSYEPGVKSRIMVCVTPQKSCRRLVERGAERAKETNGEFCVVYVNKNNDISNDLKQNKVLLELFDLAQKMGGRVSILVGKKISKTLAEFAKENNITEIIVGKSLRSALDVILHGDVINPLKKEVEKNDIRIEVIE; encoded by the coding sequence ATGGTTTTAAGTTACGAGCCTGGCGTGAAGAGCAGGATCATGGTATGCGTGACCCCGCAGAAAAGCTGCCGCAGGCTTGTGGAAAGAGGTGCTGAAAGAGCAAAAGAAACTAATGGTGAGTTTTGTGTTGTATACGTTAACAAAAATAACGACATCTCTAATGATTTAAAACAAAACAAAGTGTTACTAGAGCTCTTCGATTTAGCACAAAAAATGGGTGGCAGAGTTTCTATTTTGGTAGGTAAAAAAATCTCAAAAACGCTGGCAGAATTTGCGAAAGAAAACAATATAACCGAGATAATAGTAGGCAAGTCTTTAAGGTCTGCTCTGGATGTTATACTTCATGGAGATGTGATAAATCCATTGAAAAAAGAAGTAGAAAAGAATGACATAAGAATAGAAGTCATAGAATAA
- the cdaA gene encoding diadenylate cyclase CdaA: protein MFNGLIDIIKTMRINDVIDILIIAYVLYRLILVIHKTRAEQLLKGLAVLIVITKVSEWLQLRTVNYILRNAMTVGVIALLIVFQPELRRGLESLGRSGFLGKNFFFFNEEEKDMSEVLGEICDAVQFLSRSKIGALIVLERETGLNELIETGIAMDSKISSELLINTFIPNTPLHDGAVIIRGDRIMAAGCFLPLTDNQNLSSELGTRHRAGIGVTEISDAVAIIVSEETGTISLAQNGRLSRHLDAKTLKEVLSSIFEVKENKKPVWKKWGNKHAD from the coding sequence TTGTTTAATGGACTTATAGATATCATAAAAACAATGCGCATTAACGATGTGATAGATATTTTAATAATAGCTTATGTCCTATATCGCTTAATTTTGGTAATACACAAAACACGAGCAGAGCAGTTGCTTAAAGGGCTTGCCGTTTTAATTGTGATTACCAAAGTGAGTGAATGGCTACAACTTAGGACAGTCAATTATATATTGCGAAATGCTATGACGGTAGGGGTTATTGCGCTTTTAATTGTTTTTCAGCCGGAGTTAAGGCGTGGATTAGAATCTTTGGGTAGGAGTGGATTCTTGGGTAAAAATTTCTTCTTTTTTAATGAAGAGGAAAAAGATATGTCAGAGGTGCTGGGAGAGATATGCGATGCGGTGCAATTTTTGTCTCGCTCAAAAATAGGGGCTTTAATTGTTTTAGAAAGGGAGACAGGCCTTAATGAACTTATTGAAACTGGTATAGCCATGGATTCTAAGATTTCCAGCGAGCTTTTAATAAATACCTTTATACCGAATACGCCTTTACACGATGGAGCTGTCATAATTCGTGGAGATAGGATTATGGCGGCGGGTTGTTTTTTGCCTTTAACAGACAACCAAAATCTAAGCAGTGAATTGGGAACACGCCATAGAGCGGGGATAGGTGTTACTGAAATATCTGATGCAGTTGCGATAATCGTTTCTGAAGAGACAGGCACTATTTCTCTTGCACAAAATGGCAGACTTTCAAGACATTTAGATGCAAAAACTTTGAAAGAGGTATTGTCCAGCATCTTTGAAGTAAAAGAAAACAAGAAGCCTGTATGGAAAAAATGGGGGAACAAACATGCTGACTAA
- a CDS encoding DUF4129 domain-containing transglutaminase family protein, translating to MSKELKKSLHEHIMTIALSLVVILSAVGGFRFAYPFYYLLLLDIALVIFFAFLLKRPQLIIFLLTGLLLIDVIVFIKYRSLLVNIVSYIDGFIKWADIYMNYTISPPGFDLLTEKYRFFMIIITVVIVTLIITLLNIIMRSWFLTLFSGILFFVVQWYNYVDAAYFYMTVYITLCFIDIGMKNYFKKGSAKAPIAVFLIVAIFLSSITSISAQLMPKNFKPIKWETLNNWFYDTFPFTRDWRNGEGTNDDWFGETVFTTFANELGGNVKPSNFLIMEVEADESTYLRGMVYDTYTYSSKSPLIYDNFSSRWENSRQQYMYVESSDKIPPTFSNNVNFEVKTITIIPLKIKSDFLFSPWQPYKLSYDFYYEVDNLNLRAKTSHGTGEPYVVTYLKPQIDLNSLRQKGNETLKGEERRRYLSYPATLLPERVKDLAYSITKDKKTLYDKVKAVEEYLRQYPYSLDVPPTPSDRDFVDYFLFDLKKGYCSYYATAMVIMLRTIGIPARYVVGFRMPSAPSSDGKYRITAANAHAWVEVYFDDYGWITFEPTPNYPSLEFPMSLSNNNHLNLENDMELQPDNGSKDSHSTVDKLQQSDNTKTTSQEIASFSDNRFNILRFGLILIVTLVTIISLYWWDRKKKINNLDNKFLTIYYYEKIVKYLAKKGLKMLDTETPLEYQKRVLGNGYIGFSEVTRIYNETVYGGKTPSQEDIRYLKEFIKGLKKETSYI from the coding sequence ATGTCAAAAGAGCTAAAAAAGAGTTTGCATGAACACATTATGACAATTGCTCTGTCTCTTGTGGTTATATTATCTGCTGTTGGCGGCTTTAGATTTGCATATCCTTTCTATTATCTTTTACTATTAGATATAGCATTAGTAATATTTTTTGCTTTTTTGCTCAAAAGGCCACAACTGATAATATTTTTGCTTACAGGCCTTTTGCTTATAGATGTCATAGTTTTTATCAAATATCGTAGCTTATTAGTGAACATTGTATCTTATATTGATGGTTTTATAAAATGGGCGGATATTTATATGAATTATACAATTTCGCCTCCAGGCTTTGACCTTTTAACAGAAAAATATAGATTTTTTATGATTATAATAACTGTTGTTATAGTAACACTGATTATTACGTTATTAAATATTATCATGAGGAGTTGGTTTTTAACTTTATTTTCAGGAATATTGTTTTTTGTTGTGCAGTGGTATAATTATGTAGATGCTGCTTACTTCTATATGACAGTCTATATTACGCTTTGTTTTATAGATATTGGAATGAAGAACTATTTTAAAAAAGGCAGTGCGAAAGCACCTATTGCAGTTTTTTTGATTGTTGCAATCTTTCTATCTTCTATTACCTCTATCAGCGCTCAATTAATGCCGAAAAACTTTAAACCTATTAAGTGGGAAACATTGAATAATTGGTTTTATGATACTTTTCCTTTTACTAGAGATTGGAGAAATGGCGAAGGCACTAATGATGATTGGTTTGGGGAAACGGTTTTTACTACTTTTGCCAATGAATTAGGCGGAAATGTGAAACCGAGTAATTTTTTAATAATGGAAGTAGAAGCCGATGAAAGCACTTACCTTAGGGGAATGGTCTATGATACTTATACTTATTCCTCAAAAAGTCCTTTAATTTATGATAATTTTTCTAGTAGATGGGAAAATTCTAGACAACAGTATATGTATGTAGAAAGCAGCGATAAAATTCCGCCAACTTTCAGTAATAATGTAAATTTTGAAGTAAAAACTATTACAATAATTCCACTAAAAATTAAGTCAGATTTTCTTTTTTCTCCTTGGCAACCTTATAAACTAAGCTATGATTTTTATTATGAAGTTGATAATTTAAACTTAAGAGCAAAAACCTCTCATGGTACTGGAGAGCCTTATGTTGTTACTTATTTAAAGCCACAAATTGATTTAAATTCACTGAGGCAAAAAGGTAACGAGACTTTAAAAGGTGAAGAAAGAAGAAGATATTTGTCTTATCCAGCTACTCTTCTACCAGAAAGAGTGAAAGATTTAGCTTATTCTATCACAAAAGACAAAAAAACTCTCTATGATAAGGTAAAAGCAGTGGAAGAATATTTAAGACAATACCCCTATTCTTTAGATGTTCCTCCTACTCCTTCGGATAGAGATTTTGTTGACTATTTTTTATTCGATCTAAAAAAAGGATATTGTTCTTATTATGCGACAGCAATGGTGATTATGCTCAGGACAATTGGAATTCCTGCAAGATATGTAGTGGGATTTAGAATGCCGTCAGCACCTAGTAGTGATGGCAAATACAGGATTACCGCTGCTAATGCTCACGCGTGGGTAGAGGTATATTTTGATGACTACGGTTGGATTACTTTTGAACCAACACCTAATTATCCCTCATTAGAATTTCCGATGTCCCTCTCAAATAATAATCACTTAAATTTAGAAAATGATATGGAATTACAACCAGATAACGGGAGTAAAGATTCCCATAGCACAGTCGATAAACTGCAACAAAGTGATAATACGAAGACAACTTCTCAGGAAATTGCTTCTTTTAGTGATAATAGATTTAATATTTTACGTTTTGGCTTAATATTGATAGTGACTTTAGTGACAATAATTTCTTTATATTGGTGGGATCGGAAGAAAAAAATTAATAATTTGGACAATAAGTTTTTGACGATATATTATTATGAAAAAATTGTAAAGTATTTAGCTAAAAAAGGCTTGAAAATGTTAGATACAGAAACTCCTTTGGAATATCAAAAAAGAGTCTTAGGAAATGGATATATAGGTTTCAGTGAAGTTACGCGGATATACAATGAAACAGTTTATGGAGGTAAAACACCTTCTCAAGAAGATATAAGGTATTTAAAAGAATTTATAAAAGGATTAAAAAAAGAAACCAGTTACATCTAA
- a CDS encoding CdaR family protein: MLTKDFTIKLLSVVLAFLLWLYVMGEENPEIPYEISNVPVKLTNSDTLEKKGLIVLDEKNYTVNVKVRGRRSDVLNIAAQNISAFADLSRVNSNGTNVIPVTVEGLPRNVSLVSINPSEIKVEIDNIAKTQMPVTVKVIGNVMDGYAMQPAVPTPGEVLVIGPESKINLIKNVIAGVNVSYKKEDVKISVPVVAVDREGKEVKGVTITPNLVEVYIPVNKSIRVPVVPKIFGKPMEGYMIASVNVLPEYVYITGDETVLNTIKSISTKQIDISGKNEPVTENVPFDLPDGVKLVKSDINAKVYVDIQKIATKEITISNIDIKGADNKNVVIQNPDLVITISGPESVVNGATASDFNAYIDVTNLPMGDHSLTVNINTNLNLQIIRIKPEKVTVNIQ; this comes from the coding sequence ATGCTGACTAAAGATTTTACAATAAAACTGCTGTCAGTAGTATTGGCTTTTTTACTGTGGCTTTATGTAATGGGAGAAGAGAATCCAGAGATTCCTTATGAAATAAGCAATGTGCCTGTCAAATTAACCAATAGCGATACATTAGAGAAAAAAGGACTTATTGTTTTAGACGAAAAAAATTATACAGTGAATGTAAAAGTAAGAGGAAGACGAAGTGATGTTTTAAATATAGCAGCTCAGAATATATCAGCTTTTGCAGATCTAAGCAGAGTAAATTCTAACGGGACAAATGTCATTCCTGTTACAGTGGAAGGATTACCTAGAAATGTCTCTTTAGTTTCAATAAATCCGTCAGAAATAAAAGTAGAAATAGATAATATTGCAAAAACGCAAATGCCAGTTACTGTAAAAGTAATTGGCAATGTGATGGATGGCTATGCTATGCAACCTGCTGTCCCCACGCCGGGAGAAGTATTGGTGATTGGGCCAGAAAGTAAAATTAATCTTATAAAAAATGTGATAGCTGGGGTCAATGTTTCTTATAAAAAAGAGGATGTAAAAATCTCTGTTCCAGTGGTTGCTGTTGACAGAGAAGGAAAAGAAGTAAAAGGCGTTACTATTACTCCTAATCTTGTGGAAGTATATATTCCTGTAAATAAATCTATACGTGTGCCTGTAGTTCCTAAAATATTCGGAAAACCAATGGAAGGATATATGATAGCATCTGTAAATGTACTGCCAGAGTATGTGTATATTACTGGTGATGAGACTGTCCTAAATACGATAAAATCTATAAGTACTAAGCAAATCGATATTTCTGGGAAAAATGAACCTGTCACTGAAAATGTACCTTTTGATTTGCCAGATGGTGTGAAACTTGTTAAAAGTGATATTAATGCAAAAGTATATGTGGATATACAAAAAATAGCGACTAAAGAGATTACTATAAGCAATATAGATATAAAAGGAGCAGACAACAAAAATGTTGTAATTCAAAATCCAGATTTAGTCATTACTATATCTGGCCCAGAAAGTGTAGTTAATGGAGCTACAGCTTCCGATTTTAACGCATATATAGATGTAACCAATCTGCCAATGGGTGATCATTCTTTAACTGTAAATATAAATACTAACTTGAATTTGCAAATAATTAGGATTAAACCTGAAAAAGTAACTGTTAATATTCAATAG
- a CDS encoding AAA family ATPase: MENIAVEKIIENIEKVIIGKRKVIELVVIALLAEGHVLIEDVPGVGKTSLVKALAKSVNLKFKRIQFTPDLLPSDVIGITIYNQLKNDFEFKAGPIMSQIVLADEINRTSPKTQSSLLEAMEERQITVDGVTYSLPKPFMVLATQNPIEYEGTFRLPEAQLDRFMIKIEIGYPDEYQEMRILKNFEKEDPLESLSPVADAEDIKEMQMKVKSVYVDDLVRNYIVTLVANTRKSKAIRLGASPRATVNLMRAAQAKAFCEGRNYVLPDDVKELAVPVLSHRIILKNEERFEGLDEKMFIKNIVDTTKVPVIKRYA; this comes from the coding sequence ATGGAGAATATTGCTGTAGAAAAAATTATAGAGAATATAGAAAAGGTAATAATAGGAAAAAGAAAAGTTATTGAACTTGTGGTAATAGCTTTATTGGCTGAAGGGCACGTCCTAATTGAGGATGTTCCCGGTGTAGGAAAAACTTCTTTAGTTAAGGCTTTGGCTAAATCAGTAAATCTTAAATTTAAACGAATACAATTTACACCGGACCTGTTGCCTTCAGATGTTATAGGCATAACTATTTACAATCAATTAAAGAATGACTTTGAATTTAAAGCAGGTCCTATAATGAGTCAGATAGTTTTAGCTGATGAAATCAACAGAACTTCTCCTAAGACTCAATCTAGCCTTTTGGAGGCAATGGAAGAAAGACAAATAACTGTTGATGGGGTTACTTATTCTTTACCTAAGCCTTTTATGGTATTGGCTACCCAAAATCCAATTGAATATGAAGGGACTTTTAGATTGCCAGAAGCTCAATTGGACAGATTTATGATAAAAATAGAGATAGGTTATCCCGATGAATATCAAGAAATGAGGATTTTAAAAAATTTTGAGAAAGAGGACCCTTTAGAGTCTCTTTCTCCAGTAGCCGATGCTGAAGACATAAAGGAAATGCAAATGAAGGTAAAGTCTGTCTATGTAGATGACTTGGTCAGAAATTATATTGTCACATTAGTTGCTAATACCAGAAAAAGCAAAGCAATAAGGTTAGGTGCAAGTCCAAGAGCTACTGTAAATTTAATGAGGGCTGCTCAGGCAAAGGCCTTTTGCGAAGGGAGAAATTATGTTTTACCAGATGATGTAAAAGAATTAGCGGTACCTGTGTTATCTCATAGAATCATTTTAAAAAATGAAGAAAGATTTGAAGGATTGGACGAGAAAATGTTTATTAAAAATATTGTAGATACCACAAAGGTGCCGGTGATAAAAAGATATGCATAA
- the trxB gene encoding thioredoxin-disulfide reductase: MFYFQRRSDFIMYDLIILGGGPAGLTAGLYAARSRLKTVLIEKTYLGGQIVNTYQLENYPGYEEISGADLIAKMEAQVRKHGLEIVNEDVESLDITGDVKKVKTSNKTYEAKAIILAMGATPKKLGVPNEDRFIGAGISFCATCDGAFYRDATVAVIGGGNTAVEDALYLTKFAKKVYIIHRRNELRATKIEQEKAFANEKIEFVWDTVVVDVEGEYGVERLKLKNVKTGEESTLDVEGVFVAIGYSPNTELVKGIVELDEYGYIMTDDDMRTNIPGVFAAGDIRHKSLRQVITAAGDGATAAYVAEKYIDSVKK; encoded by the coding sequence ATATTTTATTTTCAAAGGAGGAGTGATTTTATTATGTACGATCTAATTATTTTAGGAGGAGGTCCTGCGGGACTTACTGCTGGATTGTATGCTGCAAGGTCAAGGCTTAAAACGGTACTTATTGAAAAAACTTATCTGGGAGGGCAAATAGTAAATACTTATCAGTTAGAAAATTACCCCGGTTATGAAGAGATAAGTGGTGCTGACCTTATTGCTAAGATGGAGGCACAGGTGAGAAAACACGGCCTTGAGATTGTTAATGAAGATGTTGAGAGCCTAGATATTACAGGGGATGTAAAGAAAGTTAAGACTTCTAATAAAACTTATGAAGCAAAAGCTATTATTTTAGCGATGGGCGCTACACCTAAAAAGTTAGGTGTTCCAAACGAGGATAGATTTATAGGGGCTGGTATCTCCTTCTGTGCTACCTGTGACGGAGCTTTTTACAGAGATGCCACAGTGGCAGTTATAGGCGGAGGGAATACAGCAGTAGAAGATGCGTTATACCTTACTAAATTTGCAAAAAAAGTCTATATAATTCATAGAAGAAATGAACTTAGAGCTACGAAAATTGAACAGGAAAAAGCCTTCGCAAATGAAAAAATTGAGTTTGTTTGGGATACTGTAGTAGTTGATGTAGAAGGAGAGTATGGAGTAGAAAGACTCAAACTTAAAAATGTTAAAACAGGTGAAGAAAGTACTTTAGATGTAGAAGGAGTTTTTGTGGCTATTGGCTATTCACCAAATACAGAATTAGTGAAAGGGATTGTGGAACTTGATGAATATGGATATATCATGACAGATGATGATATGAGGACAAATATACCTGGAGTTTTTGCAGCTGGAGACATAAGGCATAAATCTTTAAGACAAGTTATAACGGCTGCTGGAGATGGTGCAACAGCAGCTTATGTAGCAGAAAAATATATAGACAGCGTCAAAAAATAG
- a CDS encoding DUF58 domain-containing protein, with translation MHNKIFLLLLLIVSFAFAIFSGGKILYLLVYEFAFFILLNYLYIRHIKNSIYIHVISHKNEITVGEEIAYEVTLINNSFFPVFNLKIIDYSPLNAKVKSEEWYLMPFKNKKVQKKFVITKRGIYFLGPFEVEIKDPFGIFKVVKKYDFKLKFVVLPRVHNIEVELKARQQLGNIEAENKAFEDYTNISQLRKYNYGDSIKRIHWKVSAKKREFYVKEFQVSAMSEVYILWDLDKNHFAMDTQGIMDENSAECMLSIAKFCLLHGIPVSVIDYNTGMVQVKGRRINDFKNFIEVSLRNFPVYEKSLEDFLRLYKSIPYDVTLILITPYLNNVILGELVNLRNSNRELIIYYVNDPKEIEDKINKLDIEVVFWGKKDVKRAKKEFA, from the coding sequence ATGCATAATAAAATTTTCCTTTTATTGCTCCTAATAGTTTCTTTTGCCTTTGCCATTTTTAGCGGTGGGAAAATACTTTATTTGCTTGTCTATGAATTTGCATTTTTTATCCTTTTGAATTACCTGTATATAAGGCATATAAAGAATTCTATATATATCCATGTTATATCTCATAAAAATGAAATTACTGTTGGAGAAGAGATAGCCTATGAAGTAACCTTGATAAACAATAGTTTTTTTCCTGTTTTTAATCTCAAAATTATTGACTATTCTCCACTAAATGCTAAAGTTAAATCAGAAGAATGGTATCTTATGCCTTTTAAAAATAAAAAGGTACAAAAAAAATTTGTGATTACAAAAAGAGGAATATATTTTCTTGGACCTTTTGAAGTAGAGATAAAAGATCCTTTTGGAATTTTTAAGGTAGTAAAGAAATATGATTTTAAATTAAAGTTTGTAGTGCTACCAAGGGTTCATAATATAGAGGTGGAATTGAAGGCAAGACAACAATTAGGGAATATAGAGGCAGAAAATAAAGCTTTTGAGGATTATACTAATATATCGCAATTAAGAAAGTACAATTATGGCGACAGTATTAAAAGGATTCATTGGAAGGTGTCAGCAAAGAAAAGAGAATTCTATGTGAAAGAATTTCAAGTATCCGCGATGAGTGAAGTTTATATTTTGTGGGATTTAGATAAAAACCATTTTGCTATGGATACCCAAGGAATAATGGATGAAAATAGTGCGGAGTGCATGTTATCTATAGCGAAATTTTGCCTTTTGCACGGCATACCTGTAAGTGTTATAGATTACAATACTGGTATGGTTCAAGTGAAAGGGAGAAGGATTAATGATTTTAAAAATTTTATTGAGGTTTCTTTAAGGAATTTTCCAGTTTACGAAAAAAGTCTAGAGGACTTTTTGAGATTATATAAAAGTATTCCCTATGATGTAACTCTTATTTTAATAACTCCTTATTTGAATAATGTAATTTTAGGAGAACTAGTGAATTTAAGAAACAGTAATAGAGAATTAATAATTTATTATGTTAATGACCCAAAAGAAATTGAAGATAAAATTAACAAATTAGATATCGAAGTTGTTTTCTGGGGGAAGAAAGATGTCAAAAGAGCTAAAAAAGAGTTTGCATGA
- the ppaX gene encoding pyrophosphatase PpaX, with protein MGIKTVLFDLDGTIIDSNELIIESFKYTIEKHLGYTVKPEDVTPYFGEPLPITLKRFSQDKWDLMLDTYRQYNEFNHDKYTRIRKDVKEALELMYKNGIKMGIVTSKRRELAIRGLRLFDLEKYFKVIVALEDTEKHKPNPDPILKALELLNANKEETLMVGDSPYDILCASNAGVKSAAVKWTILPFNLLEEAKPDYVINNMLEILKII; from the coding sequence ATGGGGATAAAAACAGTACTTTTCGATTTAGATGGAACGATTATTGATAGCAATGAACTTATTATTGAGTCTTTTAAATACACAATAGAAAAGCATTTAGGATATACCGTAAAACCGGAAGACGTTACTCCTTATTTTGGAGAACCCCTTCCAATAACTTTAAAAAGATTTAGCCAAGACAAATGGGATTTAATGCTGGATACTTATAGACAATACAATGAGTTTAATCATGATAAATATACCAGAATAAGAAAAGATGTAAAAGAAGCCCTTGAACTCATGTATAAAAATGGAATTAAAATGGGTATAGTTACATCTAAGAGGAGAGAATTGGCTATAAGGGGGTTAAGGCTTTTTGACCTGGAAAAATATTTTAAGGTAATTGTGGCATTGGAGGACACAGAAAAACATAAGCCAAATCCGGATCCAATTTTGAAAGCTTTGGAACTACTCAATGCTAATAAAGAAGAGACTTTAATGGTGGGAGACAGTCCTTATGACATATTATGTGCTTCTAATGCTGGAGTAAAAAGTGCGGCTGTTAAATGGACAATCTTGCCCTTTAATCTCTTAGAGGAAGCAAAACCGGATTATGTCATAAATAATATGCTGGAAATTCTAAAAATAATTTGA
- a CDS encoding BON domain-containing protein yields MNKDEIIEKNIKEKLEKERMSYGADVNVRCINGYVTLYGIVDNLSEKNYAQKIAESVEGVKKVENNITIAIDSKITDKDIKQGVLRNLQNSKFHEEIGELGVDVTDGTVTLYGKINNAQQEIESISQAAQAMGVKSVISKLELNKEHKIDDVSLVNLVVQKLSRYDLSLPDLVITANNGAITLSGYVNNLKEKELVNEAAQSVNGVKKVINHIKIREKS; encoded by the coding sequence ATGAATAAAGATGAAATTATAGAAAAAAATATAAAGGAAAAATTAGAAAAGGAAAGGATGTCTTACGGAGCAGATGTAAATGTCCGATGTATAAATGGTTATGTAACTTTGTATGGAATAGTAGATAACTTATCCGAAAAAAATTATGCTCAAAAAATAGCAGAAAGCGTAGAAGGTGTAAAAAAAGTAGAAAATAATATCACAATTGCAATAGACAGCAAAATAACAGACAAAGATATAAAGCAGGGTGTTTTGAGAAACCTTCAAAACTCCAAATTTCATGAAGAAATAGGAGAATTAGGTGTTGATGTAACCGACGGTACCGTAACTTTATATGGGAAGATTAATAACGCACAGCAAGAAATAGAAAGCATAAGTCAAGCAGCTCAAGCCATGGGTGTCAAAAGTGTAATAAGCAAATTAGAACTTAACAAAGAGCATAAAATAGATGATGTATCTCTCGTAAATTTAGTAGTACAAAAGCTGTCTCGTTATGATTTGAGTTTGCCTGATTTAGTTATTACAGCAAACAACGGGGCAATAACATTAAGTGGATATGTGAATAATTTAAAAGAAAAAGAATTAGTCAATGAAGCAGCTCAAAGCGTAAATGGGGTAAAAAAAGTGATAAATCATATAAAGATTAGAGAGAAGTCATAG